Part of the Pseudorasbora parva isolate DD20220531a chromosome 13, ASM2467924v1, whole genome shotgun sequence genome is shown below.
gtgagtaaaactgcttcaaatgtctatgatattggctatcgtcgcataagtaaacatcagtaaacatcagtaaacaacacgatcgtgtatagttaatttatcaatgaagCATGCGATCTACGGTGTGtgttaaaatacatttgtttagcataccactatatgtgtatgtttgtttactgaaccaccccaaacataaacctaggggacgttcacacaaagcgtgcttcttcattcaaatgcgctaacttACTCCATTGTTGTATAATATATTGTTGTATTACTccatgtataacgttacactagtctgacgtgcaaaactgttttgcttgcttctgctaaggtttagtcgcatacaatagtccataaaccgaatcatgtcctcataaactgcgagtaaacgcacaaatgttgacaggccaataaatacagtacataccacagagacggacgtcctgctgttgctgtttctcctgttcaatttatttcagcctccggatctgattctggatcatatatgtattagttgaatctgattgatagccatggtttattagggtaacatttcttttccacgcttgaggatgtcacagctttcGGACGCTCTCAATGCAACAGCTGTGCGCGagtctttagctccgcccacacgatacgcctccatccgctctgttttttccggaaagagtcggtacagcctatctttcttttataaatataataaaactaaagactttttgggcatatgaaggatgcagtactagtctataggtactcaagattgacatgagattgactgaaactcagtgtttcacccccctttaaaggaCAATTATAAAccacacagtgtgcacccggcttaattCACATGTCAGGGAACCAACCTGATAGCCCTCAGTTTTCTTCTGGCACCATCTCAGCAGTGCATTTCTTTTAGAACCGCCATATTCACGAGCCAAAGCAGACAGAGGGTCTTTTCGCTCCTCTCTATAGGTATAAACAAACCAACAATGACTGTTTTAGTAATCTTGATATTATTCAACTCAGAAGCAGGATTCATAGCACAGATTCAAAAAACAGGTCAAAATGTATGGCCATTACATATAAGCGAAACAAAAGTGTGTATGAAACAGCATGTGCGTAGTCAGAGTGAGTTCTATGCAGGTGCGTACCGAATGCGGCTGCGTGCTGTGGGATTGACGGAGGCCGTGGGGGAGGAGGATGATGACATGGAGAGCGGAGGTGCAGCGGAGCCCATGGCTATCAGAGCGGAAGCTGGGCCTCCATCAGGAGTGCTGATATCCCTCTTCGCCTCTTCACTGCTTCTCCGAGACACTAAACAGTGGAGAGAGGAAAAGTTTGGTCATTTTTTAGGTAATAGTCGTTCCTTACTCTTTGGCTTTATGCAAGTGGtataaaatgtttttctgtATTAATCTGACATTGAAAGTCGCATGCATCAATTATGGAATTTAATAACtgattaaaatgtatgtttatctgctatttttaattaaaaatccaATCCAcacaattcatttattttattgtccCTCATTTTACATCAGTGTCTTCAgaacatgaaaataattatgAATAATTAATTTTTACCCCTAGTGAATGTACACTACTGTTAAAAAAATCTGGTAagattttttcttttatgttttttaaagaaatcctATTTGGttagaaatacagtaaaaacaataatattgtgaaatattctgatattattattattttattttttatttgaattttgtcaGTTTAAAAAACTGtcatatttagaaaaaaatattaatttaatttaagggCAGCCACCACCACTGTTCCCTtctagttttaaaatgtaatttattcctgttgaTGGCGAgaccattactccagttttcagttacatgacccttcagaaatgaTTCTAAGATGCTGATGTTGTGcttaataaacatttcttattatcataattgtttccaggattctttaatgaatagaaaggtAAAAAGAACTGTATTTATGTGAAATAGAAAGCCTTTGTAATGTTTGAtccatttaatgcatccttgctgattaATGATTTAAAGCTACTGACCTCAAACCATTCTGAATTTATGAATAAGACATTGCAGCACGTGATTGCATTAGCTGAGGGTTTATAATAAGCattgtgtttttattaaatgtttgtgtttgaatttgaaatggctctgagcttcacctgtgatgGTCTTCGATGTGTCCATGTTTGAGACTCTCTGAAGAGCTGAAGTGGGACGACTGCCATTGGCTGCTCTGAGTAGATGCTCAGCTGCAGACAGACAAAGACAGATATTTCATAATCATGATTCTAATATCTTTTATCAGTTCATCAGGGAGTTAAGGGGAACTCTGGAAATTCAAGGGGAAAAACtatgaaataaaattataaatggtGCAATCTACAAATTCACAATGCTAACTTGTCATATtaacaataaaatgttattGCACATTGAATCAATGACAATCAAATGCTATTACAAGTATAATCCAAGAAATCAATCTACAAAATTGAAAGAACATTAcaggaaaaacaaaaaataaaagttgACAGCCAACAAATCTCAATAGCTGTAAAGGGTCAGAGAGGCAACCAATCGCCCCCCACATGAAAGTCAGCCCACCAGTCATAATGCTGTAATTTCCCCAGAGGATGATAAGAGTTCCTGGTAAGCAGTGGAACATCTCAAAAACAAGCATGACAAAAAGGGCTCTATGCCCTTTCTTGCACGTTCACAAACAGACACTGCCGCTCTTTCCAGCATAATAATGGTGAAAATGAGTGGGGAGGGGGCTTTTGAAACCTGAGTATTTGTTCATACTTCCTGTATTTTCGCACGAGTTATCACATCCGAGGTCATTATGAGTTCAGCGCTGCTTTTGCGGGGTCATACATTTCTGGTGTCGGGAAAGCGACAGAAACTACCTCCCAGATCTAAATCCTAGGACATCCACCCCATTATAACATTTGGAAATTCTGGTTGATGTGATTCACATTATGCAATTTAAGTTTGCAGTGGGTCGTAATGAAAAAGCAGTAATTTGGTTATTCACCACAGGTCAGGCTAAAGCAACAAAACAACTTCCAACTCCTTTTGACTAACACATTTCCAGTTTTTGGGGGATTATTagaagaaaacatttttttatagacATTGCACTCACAAAGAATAATTTATAACAGCTGGCCTTATATTTCCTTGACTGATTATGTTTTAGAAAAAGCTTGACAGACATTAACTGTTATGACacaaataatgtattaattgtaatttatttaaatttaatataattatataaaatcatTAGTGGCATAATTCAAATATTGTATCGACCATATAACTTTATAaagattcattcaaataaaacattgtATACTTTGACAATTTGTGACTGTGATTTTTTTGCACTGTTATAACTTTATACAGCACATTAGCCACACAATGAATATTCATATTATCCTTTCATACATTTGGACTTTATTAATCCAAATTCCATGacaaaatttaattttattcattaaattaaattctaGAACATGTTAGCTAACAGACACTGACTGACATGAgttaaatcaataaatcaaaagGCAATAAAACAATCAGTGGGCTAAAAGAAACTGAAATTATCTACAAACAATGATCAATGAGGACCATTTGAAATGACAAAAAGAGAAACTTTAATATTGTTTGTTACCTGGCATGCTGATGTCCGTGTAACTGGGTCTTTTGTCTGTAAGCGAGGAGAGGGGCTTAGCAGCGGACATTGAGCCAGTAATGGAATGTCTCTGTAGGTGATTAACATAAACAGTATTTAATCATTTTCAATATATTCAGTGAACACATTTTTCCATCAACTGGTCTGATCTGAAACAAAGATAACTGTTACTGGATGACAGCAGAGTCACTTCAGGTAAGGCAGGATTATGAAAGGAAGTCATAAAAAGATAAATCACTCCCACTGAGATAGATTCATATCTCCATTTCATTTAAGAGCTCAACATGCACTTTTCTACACTTGAAAAAAAGATGGTAGCTGCTATAAGCCTTAGCATCTGATCCTCGTAAAAGGTCTCTTTCCCTTCATGACTTCTGCTTGACAGGTTACACATTCACAGCTGGATTGTGGCAGCTTCAGTTAAATCCGTTTTGCTCTTTTTACCTAGAACGCTACTCGATTTTCTTTCACATCAATCAAAAGTGGCTGCAGACTGTAGCTAGCATCTCAGGAGGATATGACTTTAGATCCATTTCTTCTTTGTCTGCTGCCCTTAACTCACCTCTCACTACCTCAATAATGCCCTGACAATCATCCTTATATAACTTCAGTGCTGAACATTTTCAAGGGTGTCACTTTGATATACGCGGTCGATATCAAAAACCGCTTGCGTTCACCAAATCCttaaactgaatttttttttttttttgggggggggggggggggggaattggTTTCATACACTGTGCATGGTTTGCAATGTGAGCTTTGGTTGTTTTGATAGTACCTTTGTCACGCAAAGATCATATCACCCTGCAGAATCCTACTTTTAAATGACATATCACATTATATAACTAAAGCTAAAATGGTGAAAGGAATGATCAATTTACCTATTTTTAACcgctttgtgtttttatttaccCTTTCGGTATAAGATACTAGGTAGTAAAAGatacaacaaataaaacatttcccTTTGTTTTCTGGTAGCAAGCTTACAACTTAGCGTACTTGCTTGGCATAACCTGCTTAGGAAAAGCTCTTCTTATTAGCTATAATAAGATatgacaaattaaatattttttccaaTTAGCAAGCTAACACATTAATCTACTATCTTAGCGTACCACTAAATTGTTTCAAATGCTTTTTGATAAGCTAAAGAAGCCATAAAAACATTTCCCATTTTTTGTACTCTCAGTTAGCTAACAACTTAGCTTACTAGCCATAGCGCTAACTGCTTAAGAAGGGCTCTTCTAATTTAATAGAAAAAGATTTTATGACAGATTAATCAACCTTCCATTGTGTTTAAATACACAATGGAAGGTGTTTGACACCCAGACAGCATAGCTTACTAACTTGGCATAACACTAACTACTTAATTAATAAAAGTCCCTTTGATTTGATAAAGATAAAACAAAATATCATGACAAATTTAACATGTccctttttgttttcctttagCTGACAGTCAACATGCTAAAAATGTAACCTACCAACTTATCATAGCCctaaactgttaaaaaaaagctcTTTTGACAAgcatgggggaaaaaaagtgtcaaaacaaatgaaaatatttccTGTTTGCGCTTTTCAGTTAACAAGTTAATACATTAATGCTAAATTGTCTATCACTTTATATGTTTCAGTTAGGCTACTCTTTAGGTAGTAAGTGAACTGCATAGCACTATCTGCATAAGAAAAgcgcaaacaaatttttatCAAGCATTGAAGAACAGAAAACTCTTCAAGGGTCTTGCATTGCTAGAACCCAAAAACATGTTGGATGTTTGACATCCAGACAGCATCAGAAGTGACGGCTGCACTAGAAATAATACGTAAAGGAaaacaaactatcccacaatgGAAATTCCATAGTTCTCACAGCATCGACTCATTCATGAGAACTGTCAAGAGGCCCAGAGGAGGAGGAAGTGCTGCTATATCAGAGGTTTCCGAGGTTCAACAAGCAGGAAAGGAGTCAGACTGCTACTGTTTGACCTTTACACTGAAAATAACTCTCTCTGCTGCATAATATATTATTTGGGATTGTGTTAGTCTGAGCTACCTGTATCGGTgacacagcagcagcaggcgGGGTCTTCATAGGGCTGGGACTGAGAGGTGTGCGGGGTAAGGGGGTAGTTGTGCTTGTGCTTGTGGCAGTGACAGCTGCAGCTGCAGCTGCAGCAGCAACTGCCGTAGCATTAGCTCCAGGACCTGTGGCCATACCAGAATAGAGTCAGACTAAATAAACCTTCGGAGAAAAGTAAAGATGTTCCATACACATGAAACTCATAGCAATGCTTAACAATGGTGAGATACCCTGTGAGGCACTGTCAAAGCTTTTGATGAGAGTTTTGACAGTAGGAGATGGTTCAGAAGATGTGGAAGGGCGTCGACTCAGTCCCATGCCCTGCCTGAGTGCAGCCAGGTCCCTCTCAACGGCGTTCATGTAGTTATACACACGTCCACGTTCCTCGTCTTGCCTTTGAAACAGCACAGAGTCACATTATTAACATGGATAATCTGTCTCCTGACAGACAGGAAActctttattaaatataaatgatgaTGTGACCCTCATCCGCTACATGTAGGCCTTATATAATTAACCCAGACACATGTGCTCACAGATAATTAAACCAAGGCTGTTTTAAGCAGCACTATATACCGGTACTAAAAAGGTATCATGATAACATTTgctagaaaagttattttaagaaTGACAGCATTTTAATAAGAGCACTCTCCTCCACTGCAGGCACACTGGCCATGCTAATCTTTAAATATCCACGCAGCGCAAGACTACCTAAAGTTACTGACATGTTATAGCGATAAAGAAACATGCATAGATGAGAAAACAAAGCGCGGGAtgtgcttgatgttaaaaagagttaagTGAAAATTAAGCCTTAAAAACTAAGAACTCACTCACTCGAAGAGCGCGCACAGAAAGCCGTCGCTCATTGCAATCTCAGATTCAGATCTCTTTCACAACTTATTGTGCTtgaacagtcaaatacacacaatcaTGTCAAAAATGCCCATCTGGGCAAGCACTCACAAAAACACAGCTGGTTATgacttaagtgaatgtaaacagttggGAGAAATTCGGATGTGTGCCAATAAGATccgtgcattaggtcttaaagtgacagcagcctaacaTACTGTACttacctgctgctgtctgtatCTATAATGTTAatcatacaaaacaaaaacaaaaatcactcactgctcttcgATGAATAAATTTAATAGTTTTAATAAGAACCAatgtatattacatttatacaaTGAAGTAGAGGTCTACACGGAGCACCCGAGACGTGTGGATCCGGGACCCGTACGGGTCTATATTTTAAATGGTCAACCAGGTCAGGGTCAGTCCCAATCTATTACTTCAGGCCTCGGGTCTGTTTAACATTGTGTGTCGATCGGACTCATAGAAACACCTGGCCATGATCAGAGACGGTCACCCcggcttgtgtgttttgtgtaacttaCAAATTGTAAAATTAGGAAATTAAGAAATGTGTGAACTAGGAAATAaggtataaaaaaaagaaaaaacacaagcaaactctctctttctctcagccGTTAGAAAGTGGGCAGATTTAATGCTCAAATAGCACGGCAGGCACACACTGGTCAAGTAAGAGATTTCTTGgggttatttaataaaaataaacaatgaatTCTAAACAATGAAATAATGAGTTCCATGTGGGTCATCTACTATTCAATTACTTTTCctgttgttttagttttttgttgtgGTCTCAATTAAGTAGTAGTATTGAGATATTTCAGTCAGGTATAATTTAAAGTTATAATTTTCTATCGTGACCACTACAGCAGGATGTAAAAATATGCTGCCTTCCAAAATAATCCCAGGAGGTAATCCTAGAATGCTAAAATTCTATAATATTGAGTCACAATGTTATGCTGGTCAATCTATGCATTCCTCAATGTCCTAGCTTTTAACACTTACTTGCGGTTTTTAACTTCATCTAGTTCTTTGCCCAACTTCTCGTTCTTCTCTTGGGCTTCTTGCAGGCGGCGCCGTAAGTCACCAATCTCCTCCTGAGCTTCTGACTTGATGTCGTTAGCAATGACCACAGCAGTCTGCAGATCCGCTTGGAACTGACGCCACTCTGCCGACTCTTCCTAAACATACAAAAATGCACAAGCACAGAGGCACAATGTTAGTAAGAATAATTTTAGACATGCAGAgacattaattcatgttttttgTAAAAAGAATTATGTAATgaatttatgtaaatgtaaaaaataaaaaaaataaaaaaactgcgATATGTGATATACAGTATATGGAGATAAATGGTTAAGTCAAACTTTaattaacaaacaaataaaagtgGGCTCATGAGTATCAGTCCACCAAAAATGTATGTTAGATTATTTTTCTCTAGGATGGTATTAAAGATTTTACTGCAGTTTTATCCTAGCATACACTCAGGAGCTAAGGACACCCTTTCAAATGATGTCTGTCCATGAACCTCATGAACTACCGCCCCTGCCCACACTCACCCTGAGTCTGCGGTGCAGTATCTTTATCTCTCTCTCCATGTCATGCTTTTGATCCTGAAGCTTTTTCATCGAATCTGCCAGGAAACCGGAAGGAGAGCGAGTGAGCATGTGAACTGAGGGCATACAGGGTTCATATGGGGGGAAAAGAAAACAATTTCTGCACTGTAGCAACAGTGATTATGTAATAAAAGCCTTATGCATTCTAAAGGTCACCACAAAAGATAAAAggtcaattaaataaaagacatAAATCTCTCCTTACAATTTCCACTGCCATTGGTGAACTGTAGTAGTCAAGTGATGTTACATTCATTAACTGTTGTTTCATACTACTAACACAACAAGTGAACCATGTTCTTAAACAACTGGCACCACCATGTGGTGATATGAGAAAGATACACCAATTACAGCCTCTCCTAGTTTGTAGACAGCATGCACCTGAACTTCCCACATTCATAATCATATTATCTGATGAATCTTGCACACAAAACTAAAAAGCACATGCAAAAAGGCTACCTGACAGCAAAGAAGCTTCTTGGAGTCAGAATGCGCAGGTATTTAATCAGTCAGCAGGGACACAAAATCATGTTTAAAAGGTACCAGTGTTTCAGCAGGGAATAAGACATTCACAAGCAAAACTTGTTTCATCTCAGTGAAATAATCAGGTACGTCTTACTCTCGAATAGATTCAAATTCTGATTTCTGCTCATGGACACTAacacaattaatttttttctagTGTTGCAACTAAGTCTGTATTATCTATTTTAGATTTACTTGCCACTAAATACTAGCAGGTAAAAAAAACTGGTTGGAGGCACCCTAACAcactaatcaaacacacttgtATCAACTAaacagctcattagtagagacttcAAGACCTAAAATGGAAGGGGTCAGATAAGGGAGTGTACTGTTGGGGTGCCTCCAGGAACAAGGTTGGGCAACAAGTCTCTACTTGTGTAAGTGGCTGGTTCTTGATTGGAATAAGCTGCCAAACGGATCAGACCTTTTACTGCAAGACTATGCTGAACAGTCCAGCATGCAATACATTTGTTCAGGTCAGGGAAATATCAAAGTCAGCATGTATAAAGGAAAATCtaacttaaagaaaaaaaaagaaaaaaaaactcactcTCCAGGTCACTGATGATCAGGTTGTCATGAAGTTTGACGGCTCGGTGCTGCTCAACTTCATCCTCCAGCTCAAAGATGGTCTCCTTCATGTCTCCGATTTCCGTCTCTTTCTCCTGCATGTCCTCACGTTGCTTCTCTAAGACCCTTTTTTGCTCAGCCAACTCTTTCTGCACCTCACTCTGGAAGTCCCTGTACTCAGCGTCCAGCTGGACAACCACAAGTGAAGAGATGAACTAAGTACTCAAACAGGTTCCTAACAGTTCTTAAATCAACTGTACCAGTGCTTGTGCTCACCTTGTTGAGAGTATCCTGCAGACATGCCACCTCAGTGCGAGCATGGCCCAAATCATCCTGTAGTTTGGCGGCTTTGGCTTCAGCTTCCTCCTTGTCCAGCCTAACCCCCTCCAGGAGCTGGTGGATGTCGCTCTTATCTCCGGCATTGTGGATGGAGTAGAGCTCAGCTACCTTTTCTCTTTCCTGCTCAAGTAATGCCCGACAGCGGCTTAGCTCAGCCTGGTCGTTGTTGACTGCAGCTTTACAATCCTCCAGCACCACCGCCATGCCGGACCGTTCCTGCCTTTCCACCTCTAGAAGTCGCTCCATGTGATGGTTGCGCTCCTTTAGCGCTGCAATCACACTCTGAGCATCTGCGTTATCCTGCTCAGCCATTTTTAGAGTATTGCTCAGATGCTGCTGCACGCCCAAGAGCTGCTCACGCTCAAACCGAGCATTttccgcaagctccacataaCGTTGCTCCAGCTCCAGGTATCGCCCACTCTTGATGTCTTCGTCTACCGAGTAGGCCACACCATGATCGTCCAGGAGTGAGCGGAAGTACTCGATCTGACGGCCGCAGTGCTCCAGTTTGTCGCTCTGTTGGCAGAGTGAATCCATTAGTAGAACTTTTTCCTCTCCTAGGCGTTCATTTTCACCGTTTAGCTCTTGCGTGATCTGTTGCAGATCAGCCAGTTCCTGTAGAGTGGCTTGGAGCTCTTCAGCCGTGCTGTGTTGGTTCTCTTCCATCTGGTGAATGCGCTCCGTGAGGCACGCTACGGACACCTCACTGGTGTTGCCACTGCTCCCCTTACGAGAGGAATTGCGACATGCTGGGGCACCACCTTCAGACTCGGAGGACGACGAGGAACCGCAGCCTGAGGGAGCATCCAAGGCATCATCACTGGAGGTCACTGCTTGATAGACCTCACTGGACTCGCTGTCTAGGTTGTCCGTTGAGCCACTTCGCTGGCCTCCAGTAAGGAGGTCCTCCATGGAACCCGGTGCTGATCCCTCCACAGAGGAGGCCACAGTGGGACAGTCTCCATGACCTCCACCACCTCTAGAGGAGGAAAGTTCAGGACTGGTGGAGGGAAAGCCAAAGGTCTTCTCAGCCCCATCCAGTCTCTGCTCCAGGGAAAATCCCAAAGCATTGAGGCGGTCCTTCAGCATACGATTCTCATTCTTAAGCAGGTTGAGCTCTCCACGAATGGCCTGGTTCTGTTCCTGCAGGAGCAGCAATGTTGATTCCACATCTGCAGCTGTGATCACTGCAGCTGCCTCCCTCTCGGGTGGCCTTTCTTCCTCCTCATCTTCCTAGGAGTATAAAAACATCAGTGAGGGCTTTTTTGTCTAAAGTCTTACTCAGTTCTGTCACATTACAGATGCACCAACACTACTCACTGGTACTTGCATCACCACATAAATACCTACGTTCACTATCTATTTCCTATTACGATTATACAGCTGGCCAAATATTTGCCATATTTGTTCAAATCATAGAGATATCTTTTAATCGAGTCAATCTGATAGCATTTTTCCACCTCTGAGtaacaaatataaaaaaggTAAATCTCACAATGTCAATCTCATAATTGCAACTTTCTCTCATAGCAGTTTCTCTCATAGCAaggctttatatctcataattgcattttattttacactttAACTCACAATTACATGTTTAATTCTTTCTCTGAGGCGGAAACAAGAATTTTTTTCTTAGATTATTATTACAGTATCAGTACAGTATTATTAAAGTTGTACTACTTCTGCATTTAGGATAgagcagtttatttatttattgctatGCTGCTGATAAATCTACAGTGCCACAGAACATCATGAAAATAAATGATATTTTACCTGGGTTGTGAGACTGCAGTCTGAATTTAAtgtgataaaataaaaagattggGTACCACAATATAATTAATAGACAATATATAAACTAGTTGACTGCGTTGTCTTTGCTGGCTACATGCATCAGACTCTCTGGATCTTTACATTCACGAAAGTTTTTTTGCattcaaattttattttaattcacaTGAAAAATGTAACTAATGTTATaaacagttttgttttgtttatatataaatagacaggaccaaaaatcaaaatgattATGCAGCAATTTTATAATAAGAAGTTGATCTTACCTCAGGCAGTCCCAGCTGAACCCTCATGTCCCTCAGCTCACCCCGTAGCTGTAGGATTTCCACGTCTTTGCTCTTAGCCAGACCTAACAGATTTTTCACTTTGGCCTCCAGGGCCACTTTATCGCTTAGCTGACCGTCAGACTTTGATTTGCTCATGCGGCTCTCCGAGTCAGAGGTTTGGGCCAGTCCACGGGAATGTCTAGGTGTGACTCGATCAGAAGCACTAGTGAATGACTGCTTCTTACTGTTGGAGTTTCTGGGGTTTCGTAAACGGTCTCGTGAGGAGTTTGACTCCTTGGAGGCTGTGGATGATACCCGTTTGCCAGAGGGGCCTTGTGAAGATAAAGACgtgaacaaataaataaaacactacACCTCACAATGCTGAAACTTTGAACAACTTTCAAACTGTTTAGCCATAATATACAttctaggggtgtaacagttcTCTGTAAAAAATTCAAACTGTACAGTTCTCCAACCATGGTTTGGCATGCAACGAATGCGGTTCATCTCAAAATCTGACGACGCATCTCTATTATGTtgaaaataaagtgtaaaacaGACAGAGTTAGGCTAATGTATGTTTTTGTTGATGGACACACATTCTGGGTGTATTCTGCGAGTGCCATATGCTCAAACGTGACTCGTCATACATCATCAACCGTGTGTTGATAGTGCGCGAGCGCAGGTGAGACCTGAACACCACACGTTGCTATTTGTATTAAAAGTCATTTAAGCCGTGCAAACATTCAAGAGCAAGACGCAAAAGAGAACTGAGCTTTTCAAGGTGAGAGagtatttgtgtttgtttgtttgtgtgtgtgttctctttcaagtcttgcacttGAACGGACAAATTCACACAAATTCACACATGCCCCGTCTTGGGGCATGAGTGTCCTAGCAAACATGGTAGGTTATGTCTTAAGTAAAACGTAAGCAGATGAGAAAGACATGTTCAAATGTAAGATATGAGAAAGGTAAAGATGCCTTTTCTTCTATCAAACAACAAATGTGAAAGA
Proteins encoded:
- the specc1la gene encoding cytospin-A codes for the protein MKKAGRPVGNKAASGGGKGDAVTGTSAGKNAVKSPTTAPLSKVKSDDDLLAAMAGSSAGTNSVAKGKKSNTTHTTSCGTNTNNPDTRTKTNSGPSGKRVSSTASKESNSSRDRLRNPRNSNSKKQSFTSASDRVTPRHSRGLAQTSDSESRMSKSKSDGQLSDKVALEAKVKNLLGLAKSKDVEILQLRGELRDMRVQLGLPEEDEEEERPPEREAAAVITAADVESTLLLLQEQNQAIRGELNLLKNENRMLKDRLNALGFSLEQRLDGAEKTFGFPSTSPELSSSRGGGGHGDCPTVASSVEGSAPGSMEDLLTGGQRSGSTDNLDSESSEVYQAVTSSDDALDAPSGCGSSSSSESEGGAPACRNSSRKGSSGNTSEVSVACLTERIHQMEENQHSTAEELQATLQELADLQQITQELNGENERLGEEKVLLMDSLCQQSDKLEHCGRQIEYFRSLLDDHGVAYSVDEDIKSGRYLELEQRYVELAENARFEREQLLGVQQHLSNTLKMAEQDNADAQSVIAALKERNHHMERLLEVERQERSGMAVVLEDCKAAVNNDQAELSRCRALLEQEREKVAELYSIHNAGDKSDIHQLLEGVRLDKEEAEAKAAKLQDDLGHARTEVACLQDTLNKLDAEYRDFQSEVQKELAEQKRVLEKQREDMQEKETEIGDMKETIFELEDEVEQHRAVKLHDNLIISDLENSMKKLQDQKHDMEREIKILHRRLREESAEWRQFQADLQTAVVIANDIKSEAQEEIGDLRRRLQEAQEKNEKLGKELDEVKNRKQDEERGRVYNYMNAVERDLAALRQGMGLSRRPSTSSEPSPTVKTLIKSFDSASQGPGANATAVAAAAAAAAVTATSTSTTTPLPRTPLSPSPMKTPPAAAVSPIQRHSITGSMSAAKPLSSLTDKRPSYTDISMPAEHLLRAANGSRPTSALQRVSNMDTSKTITVSRRSSEEAKRDISTPDGGPASALIAMGSAAPPLSMSSSSSPTASVNPTARSRIREERKDPLSALAREYGGSKRNALLRWCQKKTEGYQNIDITNFSSSWNDGLAFCAVLHTYLPAHIPYQELNSQDKRRNFTLAFQAAESVGIKSTLDINDMVHTERPDWQSVMTYVTAIYKYFET